A single Sutterella megalosphaeroides DNA region contains:
- a CDS encoding RNA-binding S4 domain-containing protein: MNKVFEVRGDYITLDAFLKATGAADSGAHAKERVLAGDVKVDGEVELRRGRKLRGGETVEVDAERWTVKSAG, encoded by the coding sequence ATGAACAAAGTTTTTGAGGTGCGCGGCGACTACATCACGCTCGACGCGTTTTTGAAGGCGACCGGAGCGGCCGACTCGGGCGCTCACGCCAAGGAACGCGTTTTGGCCGGCGACGTGAAGGTCGACGGCGAGGTCGAGCTGCGCCGGGGCCGCAAACTGCGCGGGGGCGAAACGGTCGAAGTCGACGCCGAGCGCTGGACCGTCAAGTCCGCCGGCTGA
- a CDS encoding GntR family transcriptional regulator codes for MFEPAVSHAPSNYSEGFARQPLYSQVRQHLLKELARGVWRAGDMLPAEKELAQQLGVSLGTVRKAFASLADEGVLCRKQGIGTFVQSFRMSAYTNQFHRFFYDKTNDIVPFTMRLVRYETVAAEEAGVAAEVLGLSPEARVIHALRVYSWMNEDVGISELWLPAERFSRMTQQNLANHEGSLYSYYETELGVTIVDTHDCIKAKCFTWKQASIGRFQVGAPYLELTRVGYTYGNEPVEYRLSYCSSEKFHMVM; via the coding sequence ATGTTCGAACCCGCCGTCTCCCACGCTCCCTCGAATTACTCCGAAGGTTTTGCCCGTCAGCCGCTCTACAGCCAGGTGCGTCAGCACCTCCTGAAGGAGCTCGCCCGAGGCGTCTGGCGCGCGGGCGACATGCTCCCCGCCGAGAAAGAGCTGGCGCAACAGCTCGGCGTCTCGCTCGGCACCGTCCGCAAGGCGTTCGCGTCGCTCGCCGACGAAGGGGTGCTCTGCCGCAAGCAGGGGATCGGCACCTTCGTGCAGAGCTTCCGGATGAGCGCCTACACGAACCAGTTCCACCGGTTCTTCTACGACAAAACGAACGACATCGTCCCCTTCACGATGCGGCTCGTGCGCTACGAAACCGTTGCGGCCGAAGAGGCGGGGGTTGCCGCCGAGGTGCTCGGGCTCTCGCCCGAGGCCCGCGTCATTCACGCCCTGCGCGTCTACTCGTGGATGAACGAGGACGTGGGCATCTCGGAGTTGTGGCTTCCCGCCGAACGCTTCTCCCGCATGACGCAGCAGAACCTCGCCAACCACGAGGGGAGCCTCTACTCCTACTACGAAACGGAACTCGGTGTGACGATCGTCGACACGCACGACTGCATCAAAGCGAAGTGCTTCACGTGGAAGCAGGCCTCGATCGGACGCTTCCAGGTGGGCGCCCCCTATCTCGAGCTCACCCGCGTCGGTTACACCTACGGGAACGAGCCCGTCGAATACCGTCTCTCCTACTGCTCGAGCGAAAAATTCCACATGGTGATGTAA
- a CDS encoding AMP-binding protein gives MTDRIWYNAYPEGVPHEIDPDRFASLPAVLDESARKFPDRAGYSNMGVNVTYSQMSALTRDFAAYLQSLGLVPGDRVAIMMPNLLQYVVAVFGCLRAGMVVVNVNPLYTAREVNHTLRDSGAKAIVIIENFARTLEKALPDTPCRHIVTTAVGDLFPFVKRTLVNFVVRRVKKMVPPYNLPQAVRFNDALERGRQAGFKPHDIRNTDIAFLQYTGGTTGVSKGAVLTHRNVIANLQQVGAWISSTFREGEEVVMTALPLYHIFSLTATLVFTQWAATMVLITNPRDIDGLAKECVKWNFSVIIGVNTLFAALLRNEIFRSHRFTRLKMTAGGGTQVQRTVAENWKAQTGCNILEAYGLTECSPGVCGNIPNAPWDGSVGVPLPSTEVSIRGEGFRDLGCCPDEARIPEFTGEICVRGPQVMQGYWQKPEETANVMRDGWLRTGDVGYMNARGVITITDRMKDMILVSGFNVYPNEVENVIASMPGVLEVGVVGVPSAKSGETVKAVIVRKDPSITADDVKKYCRTQLTGYKIPHVIVFVDQLPKTAVGKILRRELKDLQ, from the coding sequence ATGACCGATCGCATTTGGTACAACGCCTATCCTGAAGGCGTTCCGCACGAAATCGACCCCGACCGATTCGCCAGTCTTCCGGCCGTCCTCGACGAGTCGGCCCGCAAATTCCCCGACCGCGCGGGCTACTCCAACATGGGCGTGAACGTCACGTACAGCCAAATGAGCGCCCTCACCCGAGACTTCGCCGCCTACCTGCAAAGCCTCGGCCTCGTGCCCGGGGATCGCGTCGCGATCATGATGCCGAACCTCCTGCAGTACGTCGTGGCCGTCTTCGGCTGTCTGCGCGCGGGCATGGTCGTCGTGAACGTCAACCCGCTCTACACGGCCCGCGAAGTCAATCACACGCTTCGCGATTCGGGCGCGAAAGCGATCGTCATCATCGAAAACTTCGCCCGCACGCTCGAAAAGGCCCTTCCCGACACGCCCTGCCGTCACATCGTCACGACGGCCGTGGGGGACCTCTTTCCGTTCGTGAAGCGAACGCTCGTCAACTTCGTCGTGCGTCGCGTGAAGAAGATGGTGCCCCCTTACAACCTGCCGCAGGCCGTGCGTTTCAACGACGCGCTCGAGCGCGGGCGACAGGCGGGCTTCAAGCCGCACGACATCCGCAACACCGACATCGCCTTCCTGCAGTACACGGGCGGCACGACCGGCGTCTCGAAGGGGGCCGTGCTCACGCACCGCAACGTGATCGCGAACCTGCAGCAGGTGGGCGCCTGGATTTCGAGCACCTTCCGCGAAGGCGAAGAAGTCGTGATGACGGCGCTGCCCCTCTACCACATCTTCTCCCTCACGGCGACGCTCGTCTTCACGCAGTGGGCCGCCACGATGGTGCTCATTACGAATCCGCGCGACATCGACGGACTCGCCAAAGAGTGCGTAAAGTGGAACTTCTCCGTGATCATCGGGGTCAACACGCTCTTTGCGGCTCTGCTTCGCAACGAAATCTTCCGCTCGCACCGCTTCACGCGCCTCAAGATGACGGCGGGCGGCGGCACGCAGGTGCAGCGCACCGTGGCCGAAAACTGGAAGGCCCAGACGGGTTGCAACATTCTCGAAGCCTACGGCCTCACGGAATGCAGCCCGGGCGTGTGCGGCAACATTCCGAACGCCCCCTGGGACGGTTCGGTGGGCGTGCCGCTTCCCTCGACCGAAGTCTCCATCCGCGGCGAAGGCTTCCGCGATCTCGGCTGCTGCCCCGACGAAGCGCGGATCCCCGAATTCACGGGTGAAATCTGCGTGCGCGGTCCTCAGGTGATGCAGGGCTACTGGCAGAAGCCCGAAGAAACCGCCAACGTCATGCGCGACGGGTGGCTGCGTACGGGCGACGTCGGCTACATGAACGCGCGCGGCGTCATCACCATCACCGACCGCATGAAGGACATGATTCTCGTCTCGGGCTTCAACGTGTACCCGAACGAAGTCGAAAACGTCATCGCTTCGATGCCGGGCGTGCTCGAAGTGGGCGTGGTCGGCGTTCCCTCGGCCAAGTCGGGCGAAACGGTGAAGGCCGTCATCGTCCGCAAGGACCCCTCGATTACGGCCGACGACGTGAAGAAGTACTGCCGCACGCAGTTGACGGGCTACAAGATCCCGCACGTCATCGTCTTCGTCGATCAGCTCCCGAAGACCGCGGTCGGCAAGATTCTGCGACGCGAATTGAAGGACCTCCAATAA
- a CDS encoding CidA/LrgA family protein: MLSSITLVLLFQVAGELVARLFGLPVPGPVLGMVFMLFAFLLKDNLIDSVRPTAGVLLANLSLLFVPAGVGIMRHVDRFLTEGVAIAVTIVLSTILAMLATAWTILWVQKRMHLSDED; this comes from the coding sequence ATGCTTTCATCCATCACGCTCGTTTTGTTGTTTCAAGTGGCAGGCGAGCTCGTCGCCCGCCTTTTCGGACTGCCGGTTCCCGGTCCGGTTCTCGGCATGGTGTTCATGCTTTTCGCCTTCCTGCTGAAGGACAACCTGATCGACTCCGTTCGCCCCACGGCGGGCGTGCTGCTCGCCAATCTGTCGCTTCTGTTCGTGCCCGCGGGCGTGGGCATCATGCGACACGTCGATCGCTTCCTCACGGAAGGCGTCGCAATCGCCGTCACGATCGTTCTCTCCACGATTCTCGCCATGCTCGCCACCGCCTGGACCATCCTCTGGGTTCAAAAGCGCATGCACCTCTCCGACGAGGACTGA
- a CDS encoding M20/M25/M40 family metallo-hydrolase, which translates to MSVPQLPAVDSIITEAVAAVAASEKGRRALQIALDEVDRAMLEQIELCEIEAPTFAEEKRAARLAELLRAYGLKDVVIDPIGNVVGRRPGRGNGPVLALGAHMDSVFPAGTNVKVRREGNRYIAPGIGDNCTGLRTLLQILRMFEIAGIETEGDILFVGTVGEEGNGDIRGSKDLCNGKRHLDGFIAIDSTDVGRILRGATGSHRWRISVDGRGGHSYAKFGACPSAVHAICRAGAKIADFEVPKDPKTTFTIGTMKGGTSVNTIAAHAEVDVDMRSVDNDELLKLEARVLKAFEEAVAEENARWGIDGGEYELKLTTTQIGNRPAGMRPDSCPVLQTARAAQSQLGIELTSYVCSSTDANAPMSLGIPSTCLSTGGIGVNAHSLTEYFDMVDTHLGPQLIFLTAAALVGACGVKPVLPVREG; encoded by the coding sequence ATGTCCGTACCTCAGCTTCCCGCCGTCGATTCGATCATCACCGAGGCCGTCGCCGCGGTGGCCGCGAGCGAAAAGGGTCGACGCGCTCTGCAGATCGCGCTCGACGAAGTCGATCGCGCCATGCTCGAACAGATCGAGCTCTGCGAAATCGAAGCGCCCACGTTTGCCGAAGAAAAGCGCGCCGCACGGCTTGCCGAACTCCTGCGCGCCTACGGGCTCAAGGACGTGGTGATCGATCCGATCGGCAACGTCGTCGGTCGTCGTCCGGGTCGCGGCAACGGTCCCGTCCTCGCGCTCGGCGCGCACATGGACAGCGTTTTCCCGGCCGGTACGAACGTAAAGGTTCGCCGCGAAGGCAACCGCTATATCGCCCCGGGGATCGGCGACAACTGCACGGGGCTGCGCACGCTCCTGCAGATTCTGCGCATGTTTGAAATCGCCGGCATCGAAACCGAAGGCGACATTCTCTTTGTCGGCACCGTCGGCGAAGAAGGCAACGGCGACATCCGCGGCTCCAAGGATCTTTGCAACGGCAAGCGTCACCTCGACGGCTTCATCGCGATCGACTCGACCGACGTGGGTCGCATTCTGCGCGGCGCCACGGGCTCGCACCGCTGGCGCATTTCGGTCGACGGCCGCGGCGGTCACTCCTACGCCAAGTTCGGCGCCTGCCCCTCGGCCGTGCACGCCATCTGCCGCGCCGGCGCCAAGATCGCCGACTTCGAAGTGCCGAAGGATCCGAAGACCACCTTCACGATCGGTACGATGAAGGGCGGTACCTCGGTCAATACGATCGCCGCGCACGCCGAAGTCGACGTCGACATGCGAAGCGTCGACAACGACGAACTCCTGAAGCTCGAAGCGCGCGTTTTGAAGGCCTTTGAAGAAGCGGTCGCCGAAGAAAACGCCCGCTGGGGCATCGACGGGGGCGAATACGAACTGAAGCTTACGACGACGCAGATCGGCAACCGCCCGGCGGGGATGCGCCCCGACAGCTGCCCCGTGCTCCAGACGGCCCGCGCTGCGCAGTCGCAGCTCGGGATCGAATTGACGTCCTATGTCTGCTCTTCGACCGACGCGAACGCGCCGATGAGCCTCGGCATTCCCTCGACCTGCCTCTCGACGGGCGGGATCGGCGTCAACGCCCACTCGCTCACCGAGTACTTCGACATGGTGGACACGCACCTCGGTCCCCAGCTCATCTTCCTTACGGCGGCCGCCCTGGTGGGCGCTTGCGGCGTGAAGCCCGTGCTGCCGGTTCGCGAAGGCTGA